One part of the Cyanobacterium sp. T60_A2020_053 genome encodes these proteins:
- a CDS encoding AAA family ATPase, which translates to MEERLPTHRMEITDDLHRLLQILPLNIQNAIASHPNQENLIEIVLDLGRKPEARFVQRTSYLSEQPVTREDLEHCIARIGHFSADNRAGIESTLHRISAMRNRQDKIIGLTCRIGRAVFGTILMIKELVESGQSILLLGRPGVGKTTALREIARVLADELEKRVVIIDTSNEIAGDGDIPHPAIGRARRMQVAHPELQHKVMIEAVENHMPEVIIIDEIGTELEALAARTIAERGVQLVGTAHGNHLENLIKNPTLSDLIGGIQSVTLGDDEARRRGSQKTVLERKAPPTFQIAVEMWERQKWVVHEDVAQTIDHILRGKQTIPQLRQVDDAGEVSITRDPSLAPVNDIARPQEPTWATMMEAPPRPTGLRASGKMIPLPSPDFEQMLANSWYQEDEIINKVRTPGPNGEDWPVYVYPYGVGRSQLEQVISVLKMPVELTKDLDSADAVLALRSQVKNHGKLMELAKNRQVPIYSIKSNSIPQITRTLRQLVNMDNPDSPESADLRLFTKAGNDDEIEALEEARLAVEQIVIPQGQPVELLPRNAKVRKMQHELIEHYRLRSDSFGDEPNRRLRIYPA; encoded by the coding sequence ATGGAAGAAAGATTGCCCACTCATCGCATGGAGATCACAGATGATCTCCATAGACTTTTACAGATATTGCCGTTAAATATTCAAAATGCCATTGCTTCTCACCCTAATCAAGAAAATTTGATTGAAATTGTTTTAGATTTAGGCAGAAAACCAGAAGCTAGATTTGTCCAGCGCACGTCATACCTCAGTGAGCAACCCGTCACGAGAGAAGACCTTGAACACTGTATCGCTAGGATAGGACATTTCAGCGCTGATAACCGTGCCGGAATTGAAAGCACCTTGCACCGTATCAGTGCCATGCGCAACCGCCAAGATAAAATTATTGGTTTGACCTGCCGTATCGGTAGGGCGGTATTTGGTACAATTTTGATGATTAAAGAATTGGTAGAAAGTGGGCAATCTATCTTATTATTAGGTCGCCCCGGAGTAGGAAAAACTACCGCTTTGCGTGAAATAGCAAGGGTTTTAGCCGATGAATTAGAAAAAAGAGTGGTTATCATCGATACTTCCAACGAAATCGCTGGAGACGGAGATATACCCCACCCTGCCATCGGTAGAGCGCGCCGAATGCAGGTAGCGCACCCCGAACTACAACACAAGGTAATGATTGAAGCCGTAGAAAATCATATGCCTGAAGTGATCATCATCGATGAAATCGGTACAGAATTAGAAGCTCTCGCCGCGCGTACCATCGCCGAAAGAGGTGTACAGCTAGTGGGTACAGCGCACGGCAACCACCTTGAAAATCTCATCAAAAACCCGACCCTCTCCGATTTAATTGGAGGCATTCAATCCGTTACTTTAGGTGACGATGAAGCCAGAAGGAGAGGATCGCAAAAAACTGTTTTAGAAAGAAAAGCGCCCCCCACCTTTCAAATTGCTGTGGAGATGTGGGAGCGTCAAAAATGGGTAGTCCATGAAGATGTGGCTCAAACCATCGATCATATTTTGCGCGGGAAGCAAACTATTCCCCAACTGCGCCAAGTGGATGACGCTGGAGAAGTTTCTATTACCAGAGACCCCAGTTTAGCACCCGTCAATGACATTGCCAGACCCCAAGAACCCACTTGGGCAACTATGATGGAAGCGCCCCCCAGACCAACCGGATTAAGGGCTTCAGGGAAAATGATCCCTTTGCCTAGTCCTGATTTTGAGCAAATGTTGGCTAACTCTTGGTATCAAGAGGATGAAATCATTAATAAAGTGCGCACTCCCGGACCCAATGGGGAAGATTGGCCTGTTTACGTTTATCCTTACGGTGTCGGGCGCTCACAATTAGAGCAGGTGATCAGTGTTTTGAAAATGCCTGTAGAGTTAACGAAAGATTTAGACTCCGCTGATGCGGTGTTGGCTTTACGTTCTCAAGTGAAAAATCATGGTAAATTAATGGAGTTGGCGAAAAATCGTCAAGTACCTATTTATAGCATCAAATCCAATAGTATTCCCCAAATTACGCGCACATTGCGTCAGTTGGTGAATATGGATAATCCAGACTCACCCGAATCCGCAGATTTACGTCTATTTACTAAAGCTGGTAATGATGACGAGATTGAGGCATTGGAGGAGGCGCGCTTGGCAGTGGAGCAAATCGTTATTCCTCAAGGGCAACCAGTGGAATTATTACCCCGTAACGCTAAAGTTAGGAAGATGCAACATGAACTAATTGAGCATTATCGCTTACGTTCTGATAGTTTTGGGGATGAGCCTAATCGCCGTTTGCGCATTTACCCGGCTTAA
- a CDS encoding carbohydrate ABC transporter permease, translating to MNTTINKNKLLLWLGIIFITLFCITPVLWQLLTSFKTNEAIIKIPTVYFPSFAQLTLTQYNNLGLNFLLYLVNSAIISFISTMLCLGLGAPSAYTLSRLNIPGKNVILAFILVVSLFPYVLLFFSLLEIVKFLGLGNNYLSLIIPYTAINLPLTILILRSFFLQLPKDLEDSARMDGYKTIPILLKIVLPLTTPALITTGILAFIFAWNEFIFALTFITKESLQTIPVAVAKIGGSSVFEIPYGAIASATVVGTLPLVILVLIFQKRIIQGITAGAVKG from the coding sequence ATGAATACAACAATTAACAAAAATAAACTATTACTTTGGTTAGGCATTATTTTTATAACTTTATTTTGCATTACTCCAGTTTTATGGCAATTATTAACTTCTTTTAAAACCAATGAAGCTATTATCAAAATTCCTACAGTTTATTTTCCTAGTTTTGCTCAATTAACTTTAACACAGTATAATAATTTAGGTTTAAATTTTCTTCTTTATTTAGTCAATAGTGCCATTATTTCTTTTATTTCTACAATGCTTTGCTTAGGGTTGGGGGCGCCCTCCGCCTATACTCTATCACGGCTCAATATACCGGGAAAAAATGTTATTCTTGCTTTCATTTTAGTAGTGAGTTTATTTCCTTATGTCCTCTTATTTTTCAGTTTATTAGAAATAGTTAAATTTTTGGGATTAGGTAATAACTATTTATCATTAATTATTCCTTATACTGCGATTAATTTACCCTTAACTATTTTAATTTTACGCAGTTTTTTCCTACAATTACCAAAAGACTTAGAAGATTCAGCTCGAATGGATGGCTATAAAACAATCCCAATTTTACTAAAGATTGTCTTACCTTTAACAACTCCTGCTCTTATTACTACAGGTATTTTAGCTTTTATTTTTGCATGGAATGAATTTATTTTTGCCCTGACTTTTATCACCAAAGAATCTTTACAAACTATCCCCGTTGCTGTCGCTAAAATTGGCGGTTCAAGTGTTTTTGAAATTCCTTATGGTGCCATTGCGTCTGCAACTGTTGTTGGCACTTTACCCCTTGTAATTTTGGTTCTTATTTTTCAAAAACGTATCATTCAAGGTATCACAGCAGGAGCAGTTAAAGGATAA
- a CDS encoding ABC transporter substrate-binding protein, translating to MILTVINTFFNLVKQKLKFITLFILIIVVTSTLAHSSFSQGQTKITVMLQALEAQQWQSLVRKFEQENPDIELEVISAPNATNLVEDLYTSAFLLGDSPYDVVYLDIVWVQKFAAAKWLKPLNEFVTDEQMKTFLRGDIEGGKYKNQLYRMPFRSDAGMLYYRSDLLEQNGYNPPNTFAELINISKDLQNKNVARWGYVWQGRQYEGLSAMFTEILEGFGAYWINADTLEVGLDSPQAIEGVKFLLNTIEKGISPAGVTTYAEEETRRLFQGGDTVFLRNWPYVAGLASQSDIRGKFALKPMMHQPNYQSGACQGGWGFGISASSRHPQEAWRFIEFMTREDSQRQFILETGYVPSLRSLFNDPQIVAKYDYYPDLLAVVENAVLRPPIPQYAQASDILQRYLSAALTQTMTPENAMTQAANETRRLLGR from the coding sequence ATGATATTAACAGTGATCAATACCTTCTTTAATCTGGTCAAACAAAAATTAAAATTTATTACCCTTTTTATTCTCATAATTGTTGTCACCTCGACTTTAGCACACTCTAGTTTTAGTCAAGGGCAGACAAAAATTACGGTAATGCTTCAAGCCTTAGAAGCACAACAATGGCAGTCTTTAGTTAGAAAATTTGAGCAGGAAAATCCTGATATTGAATTAGAAGTAATCTCTGCACCTAATGCCACCAATTTAGTCGAAGATTTATATACTTCCGCTTTTTTATTAGGAGATTCCCCTTATGATGTAGTTTATTTAGATATTGTTTGGGTGCAAAAATTTGCCGCCGCCAAATGGTTAAAACCTTTAAATGAGTTTGTCACAGATGAACAAATGAAGACTTTTTTAAGGGGCGACATTGAGGGGGGAAAATATAAAAACCAACTATATCGAATGCCTTTTCGTTCTGATGCTGGAATGCTATACTATCGCAGTGATTTGTTAGAACAAAATGGCTACAATCCCCCAAATACTTTTGCGGAATTAATTAACATTTCTAAAGATTTACAAAATAAAAATGTTGCCCGTTGGGGTTACGTTTGGCAAGGAAGACAATATGAAGGACTTTCTGCCATGTTTACCGAAATTTTAGAGGGTTTTGGTGCTTATTGGATTAATGCTGATACCCTTGAGGTGGGCTTAGATTCTCCTCAAGCCATTGAAGGAGTCAAATTTTTGTTGAATACCATTGAAAAAGGGATTTCTCCTGCTGGAGTGACTACCTACGCAGAAGAAGAAACTCGTCGGCTTTTTCAAGGGGGAGATACCGTATTTTTGCGAAATTGGCCCTATGTGGCTGGTTTAGCTTCTCAGTCGGATATTCGAGGTAAATTTGCCCTAAAACCGATGATGCATCAACCTAATTATCAAAGTGGTGCTTGTCAAGGAGGTTGGGGTTTTGGTATTTCGGCATCTAGTCGTCATCCCCAAGAAGCATGGCGTTTTATTGAGTTTATGACGAGGGAAGATAGTCAACGGCAATTTATCTTGGAAACTGGTTATGTTCCTAGTTTACGATCTCTTTTTAATGATCCGCAAATTGTTGCTAAATATGATTATTACCCTGATTTACTTGCTGTGGTAGAAAATGCTGTTTTGCGCCCTCCAATCCCCCAATATGCCCAAGCGTCGGATATTTTACAACGTTATTTAAGTGCGGCTTTAACTCAGACAATGACACCGGAAAATGCTATGACACAAGCAGCCAATGAAACTAGAAGATTGTTAGGTAGATAA
- a CDS encoding DUF4277 domain-containing protein, translating to MSQFVNVEVQNLDHLGIIAGIIDDIGIVEII from the coding sequence ATGTCTCAATTCGTAAATGTAGAAGTACAAAATCTTGACCATTTAGGTATCATAGCTGGAATAATTGATGATATAGGGATTGTGGAGATTATTTAG
- a CDS encoding DUF4277 domain-containing protein, whose translation MIRKNVKKEYLNDDKLRRKLDELYEYGSTELFIEIVLQVIKQYQINLN comes from the coding sequence ATTATTAGGAAAAATGTAAAAAAAGAATACTTAAATGACGATAAATTACGAAGGAAACTGGATGAGTTATATGAGTATGGATCAACAGAATTATTTATAGAAATAGTCTTACAAGTTATCAAACAATATCAGATAAACCTTAATTAG
- a CDS encoding HEAT repeat domain-containing protein has translation MTITPESVHNLLHSENFGERIKGINQLRELDTNIAYELILPLIKDDNVRVRYAAVSQLDTLGGANLDQCREILLDRLYHDPESDVKAAAADAIAGLKLTSAYPDLEKVYYGCEDWLIQFSIVAALGELGDTRGFDLLKSALQSDNSLLQTAAISALGELGDNRAVDLLIPFVDSDDWQIRHRLAGALGRLGGEGAKITLQKLTEDKSDAVAEEAKNYLV, from the coding sequence ATGACTATCACCCCAGAATCAGTACACAATTTATTACATTCCGAAAATTTTGGAGAGCGCATCAAAGGTATTAATCAATTACGAGAATTAGATACGAATATCGCCTATGAATTGATCCTTCCTCTAATTAAAGATGATAACGTGCGAGTGCGCTATGCCGCCGTTTCTCAACTGGATACCTTGGGGGGCGCTAATCTTGATCAATGTCGAGAAATATTATTAGATCGTTTGTACCATGACCCTGAGTCAGATGTGAAGGCGGCGGCGGCGGATGCCATTGCAGGATTGAAGTTGACTTCTGCTTATCCTGATTTGGAGAAAGTTTACTATGGTTGTGAAGATTGGTTAATTCAATTTAGTATCGTGGCGGCGCTAGGTGAGTTGGGTGATACCAGAGGTTTTGATTTATTAAAAAGCGCCCTCCAATCAGACAATAGTTTATTACAGACAGCAGCCATCAGCGCATTAGGTGAGTTGGGTGATAATCGAGCGGTGGATTTATTAATCCCGTTTGTGGATAGTGATGATTGGCAAATTCGCCATCGTTTGGCAGGGGCGCTGGGCAGATTAGGGGGGGAGGGCGCTAAAATTACTTTGCAAAAGTTAACCGAAGATAAATCAGATGCTGTGGCAGAAGAAGCAAAAAATTACCTTGTTTAG
- a CDS encoding ABC transporter ATP-binding protein: protein MTQLKLENLRKQFAPNVIPVKDISLIVNDGEFLTLLGPSGCGKSTLLRLIAGLEKPSQGQVFLGDNNLTSLSAGDRNMAMVFQSYALYPHMTVWENIASPLKIRKIALPEIKERVGSVSENLGLTTLLNRKPGKLSGGQRQRVALARALVRKPEVFLLDEPLSNLDALLREQVREELKQLFASQNKPVVYVTHDQTEAMTLSTKVAVLLDGMIQQLDPPERIYSYPANKFVASFVGSPQMNLLSLKCDQKQAFLGEFSIPLPDDSYDKEMIYFGIRPEDLTLAKKDDHLVVKGDVFLVENFGRELLVSLKVQNSHEVLRVLINPAFDWDKKGLSLALNPSRLHWFGIETKSRLFSG, encoded by the coding sequence ATGACACAATTAAAATTAGAAAATCTGCGTAAACAATTTGCTCCAAATGTTATTCCAGTCAAGGATATTTCTCTAATAGTAAATGATGGGGAATTTTTAACTCTTTTAGGTCCTTCTGGATGCGGAAAATCTACTTTACTGAGATTAATTGCGGGGCTAGAAAAACCCAGTCAAGGACAAGTTTTTCTTGGTGACAATAATTTAACATCTCTTTCTGCGGGTGATCGTAACATGGCAATGGTATTTCAAAGTTATGCCCTTTACCCTCACATGACGGTATGGGAAAACATTGCCTCCCCCCTAAAGATACGCAAAATTGCCCTACCAGAAATCAAAGAAAGGGTAGGATCTGTTAGTGAAAATTTGGGCTTAACTACCTTATTGAATCGCAAACCGGGTAAACTATCAGGAGGGCAACGGCAAAGAGTGGCTTTAGCGAGGGCATTGGTGCGCAAACCAGAGGTATTTTTGCTAGATGAACCTTTAAGTAATCTTGATGCACTACTTCGGGAACAAGTTCGGGAGGAGTTAAAACAGTTATTTGCAAGTCAAAATAAGCCCGTAGTATATGTCACTCATGATCAAACAGAAGCCATGACTTTATCAACTAAGGTGGCAGTTTTACTTGATGGCATGATACAACAACTCGATCCCCCAGAACGTATTTATTCTTATCCTGCTAATAAATTTGTAGCCAGTTTTGTTGGTAGTCCTCAGATGAATTTATTATCTTTAAAATGCGATCAGAAACAAGCCTTTCTCGGTGAGTTTTCTATTCCTTTACCAGATGATTCCTATGATAAAGAGATGATTTATTTTGGTATTCGCCCTGAAGATTTAACTTTAGCTAAAAAGGACGATCACTTAGTAGTAAAAGGGGATGTTTTTTTAGTGGAAAATTTTGGCAGAGAATTGTTAGTTAGTTTGAAAGTACAAAATTCCCATGAAGTTTTAAGGGTATTAATTAATCCTGCTTTCGATTGGGATAAAAAAGGGTTGTCTCTTGCCTTAAATCCTTCTCGTCTTCACTGGTTTGGTATAGAAACTAAATCAAGATTATTTAGCGGTTGA
- a CDS encoding DUF4277 domain-containing protein produces the protein MVKAMILNGLGFLSQPLYLFSEFFNDKALEKLLGKM, from the coding sequence GTGGTAAAAGCAATGATTCTCAATGGTTTGGGCTTTCTTTCTCAACCTCTGTACTTATTTTCAGAATTTTTTAATGATAAAGCCCTAGAAAAATTATTAGGAAAAATGTAA
- a CDS encoding sugar ABC transporter permease: MKIKNYDQEQKTGWLLIIPALLVLGLVFIYPIIHSFWMSFFQQNLGTELEPIFTGLSNYNRLMGDGRFWQSLGNTVIFSGVSIFWELILGMIFALVLNQAFLGRGLVRTISLIPWALPTAVMGLAWAWIFNDQYGVVNDILMRLNLIQEGIPWLGQPLTAMFSLIVADVWKTTPFIALILLAGLQSISSELYEAHEMDGANSWQSFWQITLPLLTPQILIALLFRFAQSFGVFDLVQVMTEGGPAGATETIAIYIYATIRRYLDFGYGSSLVTVTFFLLILTVGIIAFFLSQTNVDISSEK, translated from the coding sequence ATGAAAATCAAAAATTATGATCAAGAACAAAAAACTGGATGGTTACTGATTATTCCAGCTTTATTAGTATTAGGTTTAGTCTTTATTTATCCGATTATTCATTCTTTTTGGATGAGTTTTTTTCAGCAAAATTTAGGTACAGAATTAGAACCAATTTTTACGGGATTAAGCAACTATAATCGGCTCATGGGTGACGGGCGCTTTTGGCAAAGTTTGGGCAATACCGTGATTTTTTCTGGTGTTAGTATTTTCTGGGAATTAATTCTCGGCATGATTTTTGCCCTTGTGTTAAATCAAGCCTTTTTGGGAAGGGGGTTGGTGCGCACGATTTCCTTAATTCCTTGGGCTTTACCTACCGCCGTCATGGGTTTAGCATGGGCTTGGATTTTTAATGATCAATATGGTGTCGTTAATGACATTTTAATGCGTCTTAATCTGATTCAAGAGGGTATTCCTTGGTTAGGGCAACCTTTGACGGCAATGTTTTCTTTGATTGTGGCGGATGTGTGGAAAACAACTCCTTTTATTGCCCTGATTTTATTAGCAGGATTGCAGTCTATTTCTTCTGAATTATATGAAGCCCATGAAATGGATGGGGCAAATTCTTGGCAGAGTTTTTGGCAGATAACTTTACCTTTGTTAACTCCACAAATTTTGATTGCTCTTTTATTTCGTTTTGCTCAATCTTTTGGGGTATTTGATTTGGTGCAAGTGATGACAGAAGGAGGCCCAGCCGGTGCAACGGAAACTATTGCTATCTATATCTATGCTACCATTCGTCGCTATTTAGATTTTGGTTATGGTTCGTCTTTGGTGACGGTAACTTTTTTCTTATTAATTTTGACGGTGGGAATTATTGCTTTTTTCCTTTCTCAAACAAACGTTGATATTTCTAGTGAAAAATAA
- a CDS encoding M3 family metallopeptidase produces the protein MTKENNPLLIGQGLPQFTEINPAHVTPAIEQLLPTLQAELEQLEKTFTPTWEGLVNPLNRIEEKLRWTWGIIGHLMGVKNSPELRTAYETVQPKLVQFANQLSQNKAIYEGFKQIRHSETWQNLDGAQQRIIASALKDAELSGVALEGEKKERFNQIKLRLAELSTKFGNNVLDATKAFKLKLTTAEEVAGLPASLLSLTAQMARADGEENATPENGPWLITLDYPSFGPFLKFSDRRELREKVYRAFVTRASSGEFDNNPLITEILTLKQEQAEILGYANYAEVSLARKMADTVATIEKLLEELRVVSYPQAEKELAELREFAQMEDLQPWDVSYWAEKRREKLFDFTEEELRPYFPLNQVLEGLFGLAKRIFGVTISSAPHHVPLWHEDVQYFQVADENGEKCAYFYLDAYSRPSEKRGGAWMDDCIGRAKIIENGKEITRLPVAYLTCNQSPPVDGKPSLMTFSEVETLFHEFGHGLQHMLTKIDYIGASGINNVEWDAVELPSQFMENWCLEKNTLFGMAKHYETGETLPQHYYNKLVDSKNYMSASGMLRQLHFSLLDLELHSSYRVGDGESPHDVARRLAEKTLVMKPLPEDRFLCAFGHIFAGGYSAGYYSYKWAEVLSADAFSAFEEAGLHNEEAIQETGKRFRDTVLGLGGSIAPMEVFKQFRGRAPQTEALLRHSGLLAS, from the coding sequence ATGACAAAAGAAAATAACCCTTTGCTAATTGGTCAGGGATTACCCCAATTTACAGAGATAAATCCAGCGCACGTCACCCCGGCTATAGAACAATTATTACCCACTTTACAAGCAGAATTAGAGCAGTTAGAGAAAACATTTACACCGACTTGGGAAGGCTTAGTAAATCCCCTCAATCGTATTGAAGAAAAATTACGTTGGACTTGGGGTATAATTGGGCATTTAATGGGAGTAAAAAATAGCCCTGAATTACGCACCGCTTACGAAACAGTACAACCAAAATTAGTACAATTTGCCAATCAATTAAGCCAAAATAAAGCCATTTACGAAGGTTTCAAGCAAATTCGTCACAGTGAAACATGGCAAAATCTTGATGGCGCACAACAAAGAATTATTGCATCAGCGCTAAAAGATGCGGAATTATCAGGAGTTGCTTTAGAAGGAGAGAAAAAAGAGCGTTTTAATCAAATTAAGCTCAGATTAGCAGAATTAAGCACCAAATTTGGTAACAACGTTTTAGACGCAACCAAAGCATTTAAACTAAAACTGACAACCGCCGAAGAAGTGGCAGGATTACCAGCTAGTTTACTGAGTTTAACTGCACAGATGGCGCGCGCCGACGGCGAAGAAAACGCCACCCCCGAAAATGGACCTTGGTTAATTACCCTTGACTATCCCAGTTTTGGTCCTTTTTTGAAATTTAGTGACAGACGAGAGTTGAGAGAAAAAGTTTATCGTGCCTTTGTGACGCGCGCTAGTAGCGGAGAATTTGACAATAATCCTTTAATCACCGAAATTTTAACCCTCAAACAAGAACAAGCAGAGATTTTAGGTTATGCTAACTACGCTGAAGTTAGTTTAGCTCGAAAAATGGCGGATACCGTTGCCACTATCGAGAAATTATTGGAAGAATTACGAGTCGTTAGTTATCCTCAAGCCGAAAAAGAGTTGGCAGAATTAAGAGAATTTGCCCAAATGGAAGACTTGCAACCATGGGATGTGAGTTATTGGGCAGAAAAACGCCGAGAAAAGCTGTTTGACTTCACTGAAGAAGAATTACGCCCTTATTTTCCCTTAAATCAAGTATTAGAAGGGTTATTTGGCTTGGCAAAACGAATTTTTGGCGTGACAATTTCCAGCGCCCCTCACCATGTACCCCTATGGCACGAGGATGTACAATATTTTCAGGTAGCGGATGAAAATGGCGAAAAGTGTGCTTATTTCTATCTCGATGCCTATTCTCGCCCTTCGGAAAAGAGGGGAGGGGCTTGGATGGATGATTGTATTGGTAGAGCAAAAATCATCGAAAACGGCAAGGAAATCACCCGTTTACCCGTAGCTTATCTTACCTGTAACCAATCCCCCCCAGTAGATGGCAAACCTAGTTTAATGACATTTTCAGAAGTGGAAACCCTTTTCCATGAATTTGGTCACGGTTTGCAACATATGCTTACTAAAATTGATTATATTGGCGCTTCTGGTATCAATAATGTGGAATGGGATGCCGTGGAGTTACCCAGTCAATTTATGGAAAACTGGTGTTTAGAAAAAAATACCCTCTTTGGCATGGCAAAACACTATGAAACAGGGGAAACATTACCTCAACACTATTATAATAAGTTAGTTGATAGTAAAAACTATATGAGTGCTTCTGGAATGTTACGTCAGTTGCATTTTAGTTTACTAGATTTGGAATTGCATTCGAGTTATCGAGTTGGTGACGGAGAATCACCCCACGATGTCGCGCGCCGTTTGGCAGAAAAAACACTGGTGATGAAACCCTTACCAGAAGATAGATTTTTATGTGCCTTTGGGCATATTTTCGCGGGGGGATATTCCGCCGGATACTATAGTTATAAATGGGCAGAAGTATTAAGCGCTGATGCGTTTTCAGCTTTTGAAGAAGCTGGTTTGCACAATGAAGAAGCCATCCAAGAAACTGGTAAACGTTTTCGTGATACCGTCTTAGGTTTAGGGGGAAGTATCGCACCTATGGAAGTATTTAAGCAATTCCGAGGACGTGCGCCTCAAACTGAGGCATTATTAAGACATAGTGGTTTACTCGCTTCTTAA